One window from the genome of Grus americana isolate bGruAme1 chromosome 14, bGruAme1.mat, whole genome shotgun sequence encodes:
- the EFCAB9 gene encoding LOW QUALITY PROTEIN: EF-hand calcium-binding domain-containing protein 9 (The sequence of the model RefSeq protein was modified relative to this genomic sequence to represent the inferred CDS: inserted 1 base in 1 codon; substituted 2 bases at 2 genomic stop codons), which produces MKLKSGCFLQHLLFDEVYCLLSVRNAAALGECFQLLDVHXKNYLNNLQFYCFLHYVTDLNTDQIMLLFNLLDXHTRGRTCFNEFYMVXCILLSHKNHLEKQFIHRHTGPAFQLLDVDGDNMIDFNEFEATRFLFNIQKEVRKIFKDFDISGDEAKLEKLQSKGRP; this is translated from the exons ATGAAGCTGAAATCTGGgtgttttctgcagcatctgcttTTTGATGAAGTATACTGCTTGCTGTCAGTAAGAAATGCTGCCGCACTGGGAGAGTGTTTCCAGCTCCTGGATGTTCATTGAAAGAATTACCTGAACA ATCTGCAGTTTTATTGCTTTCTCCATTATGTGACTGACCTGAATACGGACCAGATCATGCTGCTGTTCAACTTGCTGGACTGACACACAAGGGGAAGGACTTGCTTTAATGAGTTCTACATGG GCTGCATCCTCCTGTCCCACAAG AACCATCTTGAAAAGCAGTTCATCCACCGGCACACGGGACCTGCCTTTCAACTGCTGGACGTAGATGGGGATAATATGATTGATTTTAATGAGTTTGAAGCCACAAGGTTTCTCTTCAACATCCAGAAAGAAGTTAGAAAGATATTCAAGGACTTCGATATTTCTGGAGATGAGGCAAAATTAGAGAAATTACAGTCAAAAGGGAGACCATGA